The genomic window aatatcgaaaaaattgctttcccatatttttttattattattttagctatAAAGTTGATTTGGGCAGGGTAAAAGCAgtcattcaatgatattttttttttaattaaaaagtggtTCTTCTGGCAAACTGAATTGTAGTcgttaatatattaaaaaaagtccaataatTTTAAAGCAAAGTATAGACGGGTCATTTTGACCCAAAGGTGTGTACAGAAAATGAAGACAACCCAAGGGTTAATCATAACATGATAATCAAAGGATCCGGCAACTATTGGCCGTAATAGGAATCAAAGTTTCAGGAGTGTGACTGTTcactttctttttaattgattagttcaaatcatgaaattatatttagaattcCCTTCTGAAATACATACAACATAATATGGCCATGGATTATCATGAATAAGTCCGCTGAACTACAATTAATTTCTAGTAATAATATCATCTTTCCCTTTATTGTATGAAACTATAAGTATCTcgctttaattaaaaaaaaattaaaacttatattattcacgttattacttatatactttatttaacgCTGCAAAtctgattttgttatttttgggtaggtaaaattaatatttgagtgCGTTCAAGGttaatgtatttctattgaccTTGAGTGCGTGGAGATTTTCAGCTTTTGGCGGAATGTagtttagataattttaatatttgattttgaatttccttcattgaatttatttcttcccttttttcGGCAATTTGTTTATCCTTTTTGTCTAATTGTCTTTTTGAGAGACCAAGTTGAGATTTGTAGTCTTTTTTTAGAGTTTCTATCTCCTTCTCAATAAGTTGTCTCGTGTTACTCTCTACATTTAGGGCAcgatcttttttctttaatttttcttcttgtttttccAATGTAGCTACCATATCTATTTCGAGAGAAAATTGCAGGAAAAAGCCTAGTCTAAATCCAAAATATCTAAATTACCTGAATTAAGTTTCTTTTccgatttcaaattttcttggaGTTCAGCTTGAACTTTAAAATGCTCCTGTATCGTCTCTTGAAGTGCTTCCACATCGTCTTTATATTTGAGTGCCTTTGAACTTAACTTTTCATAGTTTTTCTCAAGTTCCTCATGTTCTTTAATCTTTTTATCAAGCGCCTAGTTGGATTAAGTAGGAAGATAcgtaaaataaactaatttaacAATACGAAGATCAGTCATAACATACAactctcatttcattttttagactGAATGAATTTGACTCCAAGGATTCTAACTCGCTatctatttcatttatttctacttttttattattataaagctcATCCATTCGACTCAAAGCATGAGTAAATTCCTTCACTTGAGACTCCACTTGGACAATACgaatattttctaaatcaataGTCTTCTCAGCTACTTCTAGGGAGTGTTGAAGAATTTCCAATTTGTGGTCAGCCGTATCTTTTAGAAAATTCCCTAATTCAAATAACTCAACCGATGAAGAAGATATATTTCCaaactgaaaattaaatcaacagtaatcaatatttaacacccctcaaaaaattactttgttgtTTTCGATGCTTTTTCGTATAAAATCAACAGTAGAGTCAATTTTATCCTCAAAAATACCAGTGACGGGTCCATATAAATCTAAATTGCGGGGTTTAGATGTGTAGTCGTCATTTTTCTCTTCATGAACAGTGTTTAATAACTCATTTGAAGTAGAAAGAAAGATGTCTTTTGTGATACTTGGATGGCAGAAATCATTTAAGCAATTCCTCAAACTCTGAATTACATGTTCATTTTTCAGAAGAACGTCCTCCACAATTTTCTTCCAATTGACGTCATTAAGTTCCTTACAAAACAATATTAAGTCTACTAACATAACTGAAACACAAGGAATACTCCGATCCTTATCAAATATAAGCTCTATTTGTGagttaataaaattgattggaCTTGGAAGTTTAGACACTATATATTCACTCCAATTAAAATCAGGCTTTGATATCGTTCGAAGGACTCTTAGAACTGCTAGTCGCTCCATGCGATCAATTTTATTGGATGAAATTAACTTTAGTAGTTTAGATACAATTCCATTCGTTTGACTCTCACTGCTAATAGCAACAGCTTCAGCATCTTTTCCAAGAACATCCTGCAGACAAAGAATTGTTTCGATTAAGGGACTTTTCAGACATGACTCCAAACGTTgggaaatcaattttataattaaattaaacgcCTCTTTATTATAGTCCCATGACATCATTAAAAAACGGCGAAGAAACTCAAACATGCACTCATTAGAGATGAGAGTTGAACCTACAAAGAGCCAAATTGAAGTGATATTTTTCcgtcaaaatattatatatctaccTTCTCCGAAATCCGCGATATGATTAATCCTTCTGACTAAATTGAGTGTATACAAACCTTCAAtgttacttttgttttttgtttctcttgTGATACTTTTCAAAATCTCAGTGAATAGCCTCATCGTTAATATATCTTCATCTGCATATGCAGTGCAAAATGCATCAATTATAATCAGAACATAATTATCTTGCTTATCATTTCCCTCATTTTCTGAAAGGGCTTTGTCTATGAATATGGATCGACTTATGCTATAATGTAGCATCTTAATTAAAACCTAAAAGAAGAATTGTATAAACAGCTCgaagagagataaaaaaatatctcaccTGTAGCTTAGGATCTCTttgtttttgtatgaaaagaTACTCCACGTCCTCTTGAATTAGAATATTATCAATAGTAAAATCCAATTGGTAGAGACATACAAGAATAAAAACACTTGGAGCTGTCATCTCTCTATCCCCATCAGTTATGTACCTGAAAGTATGACCAAGTCTCAATAAACAATACTCCTCCTTCATAACAAGGAACCTACTTCATAACATATTGTACTAGCTTTTCTAATTTTGGCAAATCGGGACCACCCACTTTCCATCCCAGTACGAGATATTGAATTAAACGTAAAGCCTTCAAGGAATGGTACTTGGATAGGAATTTCATAGACAAATCCATAAGATTGGAAGAATCTCGAAGGAATATTCGAAATTCTTCATTATGCTCAcaaatcttttctaaaaagtttaaaatggtTTTAATCAGGGATGTAGAGGTTGAGAATGTCTCTAAAATCCATTCCAAGTCAGAAACAAGGGATTTGCTCTGAGAGAGAGAATTAGGATTCAAGGCCTGTAAGACAATTAATTCAATACTCAATTAGCACCAAGATGACTGAAACGTATTAAGGAATATAACTAAACTATTAAATTagttgaattatattataattattaatttataggcAAAATCAACATGAAAACTTCTCATGTTTTTAAAGGAATACACTAATTTCAagagatattatttatgattaaagaGTGAAAACAGTATGACTGCTGAAGTTTTAGAAgtatattcattcattaaataaCATTTCACGGGTgttctaatattacatttaaatataaataataatggatctCCATTAATAGTCTTAGACAATTCTCATTACAAAATCCagtaaataaaaatctcttTAAAAATGCCATTTATTGCATTTCTACATCTACATTAGAGCTTTGGTAGTTCGTGTCTTGTATAATAAGAATGAAAAGACTTGAGTTATgaatctaatttaattattaaaatacagaCACTGAGTCCTTTCTCCACAGCCGACTTCTTGCATTCGGACCCTGGATCTCTCCTAAGATCAAGAACGGATCGATGAAAAGATTCCACGTCTGAGATACTTGCgaccattatttattattaatactcaTTCGTAattgaaaagtttattaaaataattaaaattatataaaatatttgatacttcaaaaattcaaatgaaatgaattaGCTGCTAGGAGCTAGCTGTCCTAGATTGTGCGCGAATTTCagccatttattttaataagactaATAACtcgtatgacgtcattcatatattcatacgctcctttatattatcataattaattccaatGTTTGCTCTTAATTATGTTGATGGATGctttattttacataacttAATAGATTTGCCCAATTTCTGTTTTTCGTGGTCATGAGCTATGAGTTATGACTGATGTGTGTGAATAGTAATGAATTAAACACGTATTTTTGTGACGCCATACAATAATATGTTTCCAATTATTTGTAGCTATATATGGAAAAGTAATCGCTAAACCACGCAACCTGCTGTggcaaaattaaaatatataattaatttgttattattaaaaagtaattctaaagtatcgatattttttgtacaatcatagaaaattaaaaatatctattataaGACTTCAAATCACATGTTAAATCCTTCCAACTAGTGACAATATTTATAACTCCAAATGATGTTCAGGCAGATTTAAGATTTTTGTAAAGGAAGGACAATCGTAATTcgtacatatacctatattctATTTGGTAGGTTGTGTGATTTAGCTAGTGTTCGTCTTCATATATGAATCGTGCTTCTAGATACTACTATTAGAGggcaatttgtttgttttcttgaACCTACCTGATTTCGTCATTGGCACAGCGCTCATTGTATCCTCCCACAGGCAATTGACTGTCTATTGTTTATtcagattttattaaaaaatatccaaattaagAGAACTTGAAACTTCCTACCACATTAATTTTTCTGTGTGGCTTTTGCCTTttggtttatttaattaatgaattgagTCCCTTTTGGCTTGTACTTCTGTAGTAGTTTTGATTTCCTTTAGAGCTAGGGTGACGAGAGAATGCGATGTCAACATCAGGAGCTCCATCAATTTTAGCGGCCAAGGAGACGTTTTCCACTCTTTTGGAGATATCGAAACTCTTGAATACTGGACTGGACGCTGAGACCTTGGCCATTTGCGTCCGCCTGTGTGAGAACGGAGCCAACCCGGATTCTCTGGCAACAGTGATCAAGGACTTGAGGAGAGAGTCTGCGGGATTGCGACATAGTCAAGACCTAGAAGGAGACTCTGAGACGGAAGAGTCTTGATGGGTGTGACGTCTCTCCTCATTTATCCTCTTCCACAGGATAAAACCGCCCCTCAAACCATCGATCTCATTCAGAAGAGAATCCTTAACTTGGGTGCTGTCCATACGGGACAATTCCTCGTGGATTGTGAGACCTACATCAACACAACAGTTCCATCTAAAGTCCTCCACGTTCTTCATAATTCTGAGCAACCTGCCACTGTATTCTCCATACTTGAGTCTCCTGGAAAACATTCTGTGTCCTTCACTTCAGACACTCTCTTTGACCTCCTCCTTCTTAAACTCTCAAACATCTattccaaaaaatccaaaattgaatCCAAGGGACACCGTTTCGAAATTGGAGATTTCCTTGTCAAACTAGGTGTTGTGTCATCTGCTGGATCCTTCAAAGGCATTCTTATTGAAGTGGAGTATCTCCCTTGCTCCGTTATCTCCTCTTCCTGGAATTTGATTGTGGAGTTTATGCAGGGATTCTTAGGATCCACTGTACCTACAGAAATCCCTTCATGTATCAAGAGCAAAGAGTCCCCTGGAGAAATGTTCTCTCCTCTGGAtacaattcaattatatttagaacATTTTGGAATTCTGAGAAAAGTAACTACTAATTTGGCTGCTGGTCCTCAAATGACCGGAACTAGTGTTTCCTCTACTGCCCCATCCTCTTCTTCATCCTCATCTCTAACAACATCACAGTTACGTCCTCAAACTACTTCTTCCCCTAAGGTTCAAGTTAGTCAGTAATACAATCATCATGGCTGGAAGTGTTTGGACAAGTTCTCACCATGCTCAatggatacaaaataaaacGGATGTATTACGTGAATATCATATGGATTTCCAAGTGCTAAGTGAggatgaatacaaaaaatattttacgctAGTTTTATTCAAAGCGTAATAGCATCTAGATaacaagttttaattaattataacttaacAACATTCAATACATGTGTATTCCAATTTTCTGGATAGGGCGAACAATATCCTGGAATCGGagtt from Lepeophtheirus salmonis chromosome 1, UVic_Lsal_1.4, whole genome shotgun sequence includes these protein-coding regions:
- the LOC121129626 gene encoding uncharacterized protein, with protein sequence MVASISDVESFHRSVLDLRRDPGSECKKSAVEKGLSALNPNSLSQSKSLVSDLEWILETFSTSTSLIKTILNFLEKICEHNEEFRIFLRDSSNLMDLSMKFLSKYHSLKALRLIQYLVLGWKVGGPDLPKLEKLVQYVMKYITDGDREMTAPSVFILVCLYQLDFTIDNILIQEDVEYLFIQKQRDPKLQVLIKMLHYSISRSIFIDKALSENEGNDKQDNYVLIIIDAFCTAYADEDILTMRLFTEILKSITRETKNKSNIEGLYTLNLVRRINHIADFGEGSTLISNECMFEFLRRFLMMSWDYNKEAFNLIIKLISQRLESCLKSPLIETILCLQDVLGKDAEAVAISSESQTNGIVSKLLKLISSNKIDRMERLAVLRVLRTISKPDFNWSEYIVSKLPSPINFINSQIELIFDKDRSIPCVSVMLVDLILFCKELNDVNWKKIVEDVLLKNEHVIQSLRNCLNDFCHPSITKDIFLSTSNELLNTVHEEKNDDYTSKPRNLDLYGPVTGIFEDKIDSTVDFIRKSIENNKFGNISSSSVELFELGNFLKDTADHKLEILQHSLEVAEKTIDLENIRIVQVESQVKEFTHALSRMDELYNNKKVEINEIDSELESLESNSFSLKNEMRVALDKKIKEHEELEKNYEKLSSKALKYKDDVEALQETIQEHFKVQAELQENLKSEKKLNSDMVATLEKQEEKLKKKDRALNVESNTRQLIEKEIETLKKDYKSQLGLSKRQLDKKDKQIAEKREEINSMKEIQNQILKLSKLHSAKS
- the LOC121129639 gene encoding mediator of RNA polymerase II transcription subunit 20 is translated as MGVTSLLIYPLPQDKTAPQTIDLIQKRILNLGAVHTGQFLVDCETYINTTVPSKVLHVLHNSEQPATVFSILESPGKHSVSFTSDTLFDLLLLKLSNIYSKKSKIESKGHRFEIGDFLVKLGVVSSAGSFKGILIEVEYLPCSVISSSWNLIVEFMQGFLGSTVPTEIPSCIKSKESPGEMFSPLDTIQLYLEHFGILRKVTTNLAAGPQMTGTSVSSTAPSSSSSSSLTTSQLRPQTTSSPKVQVSQ